The genomic interval GAATAGGCGTTTTCGCCGCGTACGAAGGCGCCGACGTCCGTCTTCTGGCGAAGAAGGGAGTTGGTGAGGGTTTCCAGATCGTTCACGCCGCGCTGGATATGGCCCTGCAAGTGTCCGTACATGTTGACCATGGATTTTTCGATTTCGCCGGTGTTGAACTTGTCAGCTCCTCCGACTTCATCGAGAAGGGTGGCGATCTCTTTCGGGGTATAACGGTTTAAAACCTTCATTTCCTCCCGATCCACGAAACCGCGAACCTTTTTTACCATTTCGTCTTCAGCGGTAACCATGTACCGGTTGAACATATTCTGGTAGTTCTGGTTGAAGTAGTTATACAGTTTCTCTTTAACGCCGCCCATAACATCCAGGCGCTGAAGCACTTCCGCGGGAAGTTTTGCGTTCATATGGTGAAGAACCTTGTTGGTTTCCTCTTCCAGAAGCTGATTAACTTCCTTCTGCTGATCGCGATAATCCTGTGCGAGAGAGTTCCTAGAACCTACTGCGCTCGGCTTCTCAGGGTGGAAGACGTTGGGGCTCCTGGGCAGATCTATACTTGCCATTCTTCTTTCTCCTTATATGAAGTAAGTTTCCTATGTTTACCAGTCGATATTGTTCATTATAAACATAGATCAAATTATGTAAAGCAATTTTTTTTTTTGTAGAATGCCAAATGACGTATAATAGTATAAAATAATCGATGGAGACGCAAAGCAATGAAAAAACACCTGCTTCTGTTCATCTTAGTGTCCGGTTTCCTCATTTTCCCCGTATGCGCAGGCGAACGCACCATACCGGTAGACATTTTTTTAATGGTAGACAAGTCCCTTTCAATGGCGGAACCGGGAAAATACGACTCGATGCAGGACTGGGTGAAGAGTCACTTTCTTGAACAGATGACCATTCCGGGCGACTGGATAATACTCTATCAATTTTACGGAACTCCCGAACACGTACTTACCGTCGAGATGAAGACGGAAGCGGAAAAAGAGCGGATTATCGGCGCTTTTATGGACATTCGGCCGGACGGACAGTACACCGACATCGGACTCGCTCTGGACACCCTTCAGGAAGCCCTTGAACCGAGAAAGGACAACGGCCGCTATAAAATCATGCTGCTCCTGACCGATCTGAAACAGGAAGCTCCCTGGTCTTCGAGGTACGCAGGGGTCTCGGACAGCTTCGACAGCCCCTATCTTGCTCAGGCCCGCACGGTAGCACACGACAATTGGTTCGAAATAACCCTTGACATGGACATTCAGGACCAGGTTGTAAAAACAAGCCAGGAACTGTTCGCCTTCCTTTCAGAAAACCGCGAAGAACGATCGAAAAGCGGTTCTGCAGGATCCGCCGGAAGCGGCGCGGAAAGCGGTTCTGCAGGATCCGCCGGAAGCGGTTCGAAACAAGGAGAAGCCGGGGCGGCAGACGGCGGACCGGAGGGAAGAGTCCGCGAAGACCAGGGCGCAGGAACTGCCGAAACCGGCGGCGGTACGGGAGACGGGAAGAAATCCCGGGGAATGCCGACAGGCCCCCTACCCTATGCAGCCGCCGCTGTGTTACTATCCGCCGCAGTCGTGTTTTTCATTGTAAGAAGAAAACCTTCCGACAAAACGGAAGAGAAACAGACGATAACACACAGCTGACGGGAACCACATGAAACGAAGCCTCATTCTGCTACTCACAGCGGTACTTATAGCTCTTTTCGCCTGGGCATGGACAAGCCGCATGCAGTATTCGCAGGGAAAATCGCAGCGGGAGTCCGCGAGAACCATCGTGCCGAGCCTTGATAAAGCCAGCCAAACCGAGCTGAAAGACGCGCTCACCGTGGCAAGCTACGACGAATCCCGACTGCAGCCGCTGGTGCCGCTCGAGAACGATGAAACATTCCTCCAGGCTGTCGCGGCGGATCTGGACAAGGACGGTACAGCCGATCAGATTTGCGCGGTAAAACGGATCAACGAACAGACGATTACGCTGGTTCCCGGCGTGCAAAATCCAATTACCGGAGAATACGCGAGGATGGAGGCGATTCCCACCGGAGTCACTCTGGCAAGGACCCTGCTTTTTTACACGCTCGATATCATCGGAGACCGCAGGCAGGCTATCGTGTATTCGGGAATGAACGGCGAGAATCTCCAGGTGCTTGCCGTGTATCTTCCGGCGAAAACGGCAGACGGAAAGCTTTCGTATACTGCTGTCGCGGATTTGAGATCGGACGGCAATATCGCCATCCAGGAAATACCGCGCTCGGACGCGTATAATCTGGGAGTCGCGAACGGCGAAAGTTATCCGATCCATACGTTCAATTCAGACCCCGAATCTCCGCAGTCGCTCAACCAGATCGAGCGGGTGTACCGATGGAATCGCGTGCTGAATCGATACGAGAAGGCGTCGGAATCGCGCATTGACGGAAAGAAAATAGAAACCCGGCTTATTCAAAAGCTTCAGGGAGGCGACCTGGCCTCGTTCGAGGATTTCCTGGACGGTTTATGGTACGTGCCGGCTTCCGGCAAGGCGGGAGAAGAGAAGTTCATCTTTTTCAACTCGAAGCAGAAGGAAATCATCTTTCATAACGGAACGACGGAAGAAGTGTTTTTCAGGGAATCCGGAGCTGCCCGCAGATACGGAATCTATTTGACCACCCGAAACCAGTCTATTTCGAGCATCCGGCGCCTCATCGACATCGAGCTGACTGGAATCGACGAGATCAAGATAAAGGTTCAGGAAGACGTAAAACTGAAAATCGGGGTGGCTTCCGTTTGGGACGGCGCTTACCGGAAAAAAACCGATCCCCTTGCCCTGCAGGATTCGCAGAAGGGCGATGAAGAGATGAAAAAACTCTCCGGCGCTTTGGCTTCGTGGAAAGGCGAATGGAAGTCCCAGGACGGACAGGCGTTTTCTGCGGAGAACGATGCGTATCGGTTGACGAAACACTCCGGAAGAACTGAGGAAGGGAACTTCGTCGTGCTGAGAATGCAAAACAACGCGATTCTCCAGCTCCGGCAACGAGATTCGGGCAACACGAGCTTTTTCGCCGTCGGCCTCGAGTACGCGAAGGAAGGGGATCCCATCCCGCAGACGATGACGCTGACAGAGGTGAAGATCGGGATCGGAACGATGAGCTTGACGGGAAACCCACCGACCGCCTTCCGTCCGGCTAAATAAGGCCGCGGGCGGCGGAATGTCCCGCCGCGAGAGGGGCGCTGTCAGTCGAAGACGAGGCTGCTTTCGAACCCGGCGTTCTTTAATTTTGCCGCGGTATTGAACGATGAATCCTCGGGAACCAGCACGGAATAATAGACCGTGCCGCTCGGCCGGGTAACCGGCCTCACGATCGGCTCGAAGCCGTGGGACTTCAACTTTTTAATTAAATCTTCCGCATATTCCCGATTTCTGAAAAAACCCGTCTGTTGCCAGACGAGGCCTGAAGACTCTCCCGCTTGTACGGCGGATGAAGCGGAAGCGGCGGAATTCGCGGAGGCAGTAGCTGCATTCGAGGACGAAGAGGGCGCTGAAACCGTTTCCGGCGGGCCGGCGGTCTCGGCGGGCGCCGCCTGCGAGTTGAACAGAGCCACCGATGACGGGCTTCGATTCATGAGATACCAGAACGAGACAGGCGAAATGCCCGCTTCGCCTCTGAGGACGGCGGCTTCAGGAGACACCGGCCAGGAAGAGAGGATCGCGTCCTTTGCGGAAGGGCGCAAACCCGACCAGTACAGGGTGAACAACAGGGCGGGCGCCCAATCGGAAAACGCGGGATTATCGGCGTACGAAAGCATGAGCGCCGAAGCGTCCTTTTCGTTGCCCTCCGCGAGCTGAATCCAGGCCGCAAGACAACGGGCTCTTACGAGAAGCTGTTCGTCGAAGGCGGACAGCAATACGGTTTGAACGAGAGACGAGGCCTGGGAGAGTTCATTCGCCGCAAGATAACAGCGGGCGGCGTCCAGAAGAAGGGAGTAGTCGCGGGCGGCCGGGTCGCTCCAGGACGCCTCGCTGTAATGCTTGGCCGCCGGCAAAAGCATGCCGGACCGTTCCTCCAGAGAAGCGAGGAAGGTTAGAATGGTCTTCTTCCCCGAAGCTGTTTTTTCCGCGGCGGCCTGAGCCCCCAAAGATCCTGCGACCTCGTCGAGCGAGCCCGCGGAAAGGGAGGATTCCAGGATTTTCGATATCCGGGACGATTCGGATTGCGGGAAAAGAAAAGAAGGAAGACAAAGCAGAGCGGCGAGAAGATAAGGCTGAACGCGGGATGCGAATTTCACTTGCGTTCCCTGGGGGAAGGAGCTTCCGGAGAATAAAGGTGTTCATCCCCGGAAACGGGGCCTTTCTTTTTTGGTCCCTTGGCTGAAGGAGGCGCAGGGGGTGCTTTCTTTTTTTTCCCGGACAACAGAAGGGGAATGACGCACACGGCTCCCGCGCAAAAGGCGAAGAGCATGCTGATGACGACGGGAACGTCCCGGAACACGTGAAAGACAAAGGACACATCGCATCGATTATCGAGGTTGAACCCCACAAAGAGGGTGAACACCACCAAACCGAAGATATACACGATTACTTTGAAGGGCAAAACAAGCCTCCTCTGCTTTAGAAAATCAATCGACAGGAGCCTCAGTCATTTTCGCATGAAACGTACGCCCGCGCAAGCTGATCAGTTCCGCCTGGACGAAACGGCCGATAAGCGCCGGATCGAGCTGATCCCGGAACACCACCATGTCGCCGAATTCGGTATGACCGAATAATTCCTTTTCATTGTTGCGGGAAACCGATTCGACGAGGACGGGCAGAACGGAGCCGACGCGCGCGCGCATCTGCTTCGCGCTCAACTCGTGCTGTAGCTCTATAACCCTGGCCAGACGACCCTTCTTGACGTCGTCGGGAATCCAGTTGTCCATTTCGTAGGCCTTCGTTCCTTCGCGGGGATTGAAGTGGTACATGAAGGCGCTGTAAAACTCGACGCGGCGGATAAGATCGAGGGTTTCCTCGACGTCCTCTTCAGTCTCTCCGGGAAAGCCGACAAGAATATCGGTGGAGATGGTGGCGTCGGGAATGCGCGTGCGGATTCGGTCCACGAGGGCGAGATAGGATTCGCGGGTGTAGCGGCGGTTCATGGCCGAGAGGATGCGGTTCGAGCCGTGTTGCACGGGGAGATGGATGAATCTGCAGTACACGCGTTCGCTCGCCAGCACATCGATGAGGGAGTCGGAGAGATCCTTCGGATGGCTGGACATGAATCTGATCCAGCGGATGCGGTTTTTTTCTTCGACCCTGCGGGCGATGCGGCGAAGCAATTCCGGAAAATCGACGATGGAGCCCGTATCGGGATCCTCCCATCGGTATGAATTGACGTTCTGGCCGAGCAGGGTCACTTCGCGGACGCCGCGGTCGGCGAGAAAGTCGAATTCGTCGAGAATGTCTTCCATATTCCGGGACACTTCCCGGCCGCGCACATAGGGCACGATGCAGTAGGTGCAAAAGTTGTTGCAGCCGTTCATAATCGGAACGAAGGACTGGAAGCTGCCCTCTTTCCAGGACGAAGGAGCGAAGTGGTACGCGTTTCCTTCCGGAATTTCGTCTCCGTGGTTCTGTTCCTCCGGAGTCCAGGTTCCGCCCGATTCTATTCGGGCGAAGATGGAATCGAATTCGTCGCGCTCGAACATGCCGACGACGTAATCGAGGCGGCGGTATTTTTTTTTCAACTCCGCGCGCAGGCGTTCGGCCATGCAGCCCATGACCAGAAC from Teretinema zuelzerae carries:
- a CDS encoding vWA domain-containing protein, with product MKKHLLLFILVSGFLIFPVCAGERTIPVDIFLMVDKSLSMAEPGKYDSMQDWVKSHFLEQMTIPGDWIILYQFYGTPEHVLTVEMKTEAEKERIIGAFMDIRPDGQYTDIGLALDTLQEALEPRKDNGRYKIMLLLTDLKQEAPWSSRYAGVSDSFDSPYLAQARTVAHDNWFEITLDMDIQDQVVKTSQELFAFLSENREERSKSGSAGSAGSGAESGSAGSAGSGSKQGEAGAADGGPEGRVREDQGAGTAETGGGTGDGKKSRGMPTGPLPYAAAAVLLSAAVVFFIVRRKPSDKTEEKQTITHS
- a CDS encoding pallilysin-related adhesin gives rise to the protein MKRSLILLLTAVLIALFAWAWTSRMQYSQGKSQRESARTIVPSLDKASQTELKDALTVASYDESRLQPLVPLENDETFLQAVAADLDKDGTADQICAVKRINEQTITLVPGVQNPITGEYARMEAIPTGVTLARTLLFYTLDIIGDRRQAIVYSGMNGENLQVLAVYLPAKTADGKLSYTAVADLRSDGNIAIQEIPRSDAYNLGVANGESYPIHTFNSDPESPQSLNQIERVYRWNRVLNRYEKASESRIDGKKIETRLIQKLQGGDLASFEDFLDGLWYVPASGKAGEEKFIFFNSKQKEIIFHNGTTEEVFFRESGAARRYGIYLTTRNQSISSIRRLIDIELTGIDEIKIKVQEDVKLKIGVASVWDGAYRKKTDPLALQDSQKGDEEMKKLSGALASWKGEWKSQDGQAFSAENDAYRLTKHSGRTEEGNFVVLRMQNNAILQLRQRDSGNTSFFAVGLEYAKEGDPIPQTMTLTEVKIGIGTMSLTGNPPTAFRPAK
- a CDS encoding SPOR domain-containing protein encodes the protein MKFASRVQPYLLAALLCLPSFLFPQSESSRISKILESSLSAGSLDEVAGSLGAQAAAEKTASGKKTILTFLASLEERSGMLLPAAKHYSEASWSDPAARDYSLLLDAARCYLAANELSQASSLVQTVLLSAFDEQLLVRARCLAAWIQLAEGNEKDASALMLSYADNPAFSDWAPALLFTLYWSGLRPSAKDAILSSWPVSPEAAVLRGEAGISPVSFWYLMNRSPSSVALFNSQAAPAETAGPPETVSAPSSSSNAATASANSAASASSAVQAGESSGLVWQQTGFFRNREYAEDLIKKLKSHGFEPIVRPVTRPSGTVYYSVLVPEDSSFNTAAKLKNAGFESSLVFD
- the miaB gene encoding tRNA (N6-isopentenyl adenosine(37)-C2)-methylthiotransferase MiaB, whose amino-acid sequence is MTYFFESYGCQMNLAESSSVEQLLVARGWTVAESADVADLVVVNTCSVRITAETRAMSRISRFCAQKKHRNLTVLVMGCMAERLRAELKKKYRRLDYVVGMFERDEFDSIFARIESGGTWTPEEQNHGDEIPEGNAYHFAPSSWKEGSFQSFVPIMNGCNNFCTYCIVPYVRGREVSRNMEDILDEFDFLADRGVREVTLLGQNVNSYRWEDPDTGSIVDFPELLRRIARRVEEKNRIRWIRFMSSHPKDLSDSLIDVLASERVYCRFIHLPVQHGSNRILSAMNRRYTRESYLALVDRIRTRIPDATISTDILVGFPGETEEDVEETLDLIRRVEFYSAFMYHFNPREGTKAYEMDNWIPDDVKKGRLARVIELQHELSAKQMRARVGSVLPVLVESVSRNNEKELFGHTEFGDMVVFRDQLDPALIGRFVQAELISLRGRTFHAKMTEAPVD